In Bacteroides cellulosilyticus, the genomic stretch CCTATCTGCCTTCTTTTATGTTGACTCCGCAGGGAGGTGTCAGTAGCTTTGATAAATCAAAAGGTTCCTGGACGTATAGCGGCATAGCATCCGCCAGTTGGGAAATTGATATTTTCGGTAAACTGACCAATGCGAAACGCCGTGCGAAAGCTTTGTACCTTCAGAGTCTGGAGTACGAACAAGCTGTCACTACTTCGTTGATAGCCAATGTGGCAAATATGTATTATACCTTATTAATGCTCGATGCACAATACAACGTCTCTGCCGAAACTGCCGCCAAGTGGCGTGAGAGCGTGAAGACAATGCGTGCCATGAAAGCAGCAGGTATGACAGATGAGGCCGGAGTAGCCCAGACCGAAGCAAACTGTTATATGGTAGAAGCCTCTTTGCTCGACCTTAAACAGCAAATCCGTGAAGTAGAGAATTCACTTTCTATTTTACTGGGTGATGTGCCCGACGCCATCGAACGTGGAAAGCTACAGGGACAAAGTTTCCCGGAAGAACTTACTGTTGGCGTACCTTTGCAGTTACTCTCCCGTCGTCCCGACGTGAAGAGTGCGGAACTCTCGCTGGCACAGGCCTTTTATAGTACCAATGCGGCACGTTCAGCCTTTTATCCTTCCATTACTTTGGGAGGTACGGCAGGTTGGACAAATTCTGCCGGAAGCATGATTATCAACCCGGGTAAGCTGTTACTCTCCGCAGTTGGTTCACTGACACAACCTTTATTTAATAAAGGATTGAACATGGCACAGTTGAAAATAGCCAAAGCCCAACAGGAAGAAGCTAAACTTTCTTTCCAGCAGGCTCTGCTGAATGCTGGGAGTGAAGTGAATAATGCCCTTACCCAAGTGCAGGTGGCCCGTGGTAAAACAGAGTTGCGCGACGGACAAATCACTTCATTGGAAACCGCAGTCCGAAGCACGCAATTGTTGATGAAACATGGCAACTCCACTTATCTGGAAGTACTTACCGCCCAGCAATCGTTGCTCTCTGCCCAACTGACGCAGATAGCCGACCGCTTCGATGAGATACAGGGAATTATCAATCTCTACCAAGCCTTAGGTGGTGGCAGGGAATAAAGAATAAATCATATACTCTCTCTTCTCTCGTTTCTTCATCCCCTTTTATCCTTCACGAAGTGGAGTGGTGAGAGGGGATATTTTTAGTGATCACTTATTCAGGTACTGGTCAATCTGTGCCACCGTTGCATCTTTCAGCAGTACTTTCTTGTCTTTATCCAATAGATACAGGGTAGGTATCGCTTTCAGGTCATACAGATTTTTTTCCTTTATAATGAGTTTTTTATCATACCCGTTTATCCATTCTTTGGGGAAATCCGGTAGGTGTCTTTCCCATTCTTCCTTATCTTCATCCGGATAAATAGCCAGTATCTTTAGACTTCCTGCTGCAAACTCCTTGTTGATGGCAGGCGCCTGTTTCAGTGCTTCTATGCCTTCTTCACAAGCATGACATCCCGGATTGTTGATAAACAGCAGCGTATATTTTGCTTTCACTCCGTAGAGCGTACCGCTTTTTCCGGACAGCAGTGTATAGGTGAAATCTTCTGCCGGCCTTCCGATACGATTCTGTTCAGCCAGTTCCCGGCGTCCTTGCGGAAGTATTTTCTCCGTATCATTCAATACTTTACTTTCCAGCATGGCGTCCAGTACCGGAATGTAAAATTCTTCATTCCGCATCGGAGAATTCGGATCATACAGATATTTTTCTGCTAAGTCCGTATAATAGAAGAATACGACTTTCTTCTGATCTGCCATCTTATACATTTGCTTTATGGCAGCTATCGCAGTAGTGTCCGGCACTATCTTCAGGATATCTATAAAGTCCACCCATGCTTGTTCCGTAACATCCGGAAGGTTGATATAAGTGGTATCGGTAAAATCCATATTGTCCCAATAGTGCCGTACCAGATAGTCCGCACGCAATTCGGGAGTGTTCAGCATGGCTGGTATAAGGGGGAGCGTGAATTTTTTTACGGTGTCTGCCTGGACTGCCGTTTCCTTGTTGTCGTTCGCTTTCCGGCTGCCGCATGAGGCACACAGGATCAGGAATAGGAGGAAAATGTTGAGAGAAGTTTTCATAATTCAACTACTTATATAATGTATTGAGAGACAAAGATAATGCAAATGTTTTAATTACCATTTGTTAAGTATCAGCAAATTTATGAAGCCTACCTTTGCCCCGCTTTTTTAAAAACAATGAGATATGCAAAGGGATAATTTGGACTTCAAAAACATGAGTGTGAGTAAGTTGTTTACAAAACAACTCTTTCCCACGTTGCTGGGTATGGTGTCATCCGCATTGTTCACTGTTGTCGACGGGATATTTGTAGGACGCGGAATAGGTAGTGATGCCATTGCCGCGGTGAATATTGCGGCGCCTATTTTTATGATAGCGGCCGGGTTGGGACTGATGTTCGGTATGGGTGGAGGAATTCTTGCTTCCATTAATCTGTCTCGTGGCAAATTGGTGGTCGCTAATATCAATGTCACGCAGTCAATCGTCATGCTGACGATTGTCAGTATCATTATGGGAATACTATTGACAGTGTTCCCCGAAACTGTAGTAACCTTATTAGGAGCCGAAGGGCATCTGACGGAATTGTCAGCGGAATATCTGTTTTGGTTCTCCATATCCATTCCGTCCACGGTCTTACTGGTGGCATTGCCGTTCTTTGTACGCCTGACGAATCCTAACTTTGCCATGTGGGCTATGCTGGCGGCTACTGTTGTCAATATCTTGCTCGATTATATCTTTATCTTTATTTTTGAGTGGGGATTGTTCGGTGCTGCTATCGCCACTGATTTGGGAGAATTGGTGGGGACACTTTTACTCTTGGGTTATCTGCTTCGTCCCTCCGTATCGGTTCGGTTTGCCAGGTTGAAGATGAGTATCAAGAGCATCCGCCTGACACTGAGGAATACATGGTATATGCTGAAACTGGGTGTTTCATCCTGTTTGAGTGAAATAACGATTGCTGTCATGGCTATTGCAGGCAATTATGTGTTTATGAGCCATCTCGGAACGGATGGGGTAGCGGCTTATAGCATTGTCTGCTATCTGTTCCCTATTATTTTCATGGTGTTTAACGCTATGGTTCAGTCGGCACAACCCATTGTCAGTTACAATTATGGTTGCGGACAGTTATTGCGCTCCAATAAAGCGTTGCGTTTATGCATTATTTCCGCCGTTGTGTTTGCTTTGGTGATTAGTGGAGTGTTTGTCTGTTTCTCCGGTGATATCGTTTCTCTGTTCTTGCCGGACCGGACAAGTCATGCCTGGCAGTATGCGGTTGCCGGTCTGCCCCTGTTTGCTATCGATTACATTTTTTTCGGGATAAATGTAATCACAATAGGGTATTATACCAGTATTGAACGTATTAACTTGGCAATGAGGCTTACGTTGCTGCGTGGCATATTGCCGGTCTTGTTCTTCTTCGTACTTCCTGCATGGTTGGGAGTGACGGGCATCTGGCTTGCTGTGGCGGCAGGAGATATTACTACAACAATCCTTATTGTGTTGTGCAGAAAGAAAGTTTAGTATGGCTGTACCTATGAATTATTTTCAATACATTTGCATACAAAAAATACATTTATCATGAAACGCAACTCTTTCTTATTATTTGTAGCGATTCTCTTCACTTCGGTTTCAGTTTCTTTTGCCCAAAAGAAACTCTCCATCCTTGGAGACTCTTATTCTACATATTACGGTTATGTCACTCCCGACACCAACCTCTGTTGGTATGGCGTACCGGAAGAAAAGAGAGAGAATGATGTGAAGCGGGTGGAGGATACCTGGTGGTATCTTCTTATCAATGAGCACGGTTATCAGATGGAGCGTAATAATTCCTATTCCGGTTCAACCGTTTGCCACACCGGTTATGAGAAAGCGGATTACTCGGATCGTTCCTTCGTAACGCGTATGGACAACCTGGGTAATCCTGATGTTCTCCTGGTCTTTGGCGGTACGAACGACAGTTGGGCGAAAGCCCCTGTCGGCAGCTACCAGTATGCAGATTGGACTAAAGCCGATCTTTACAGCTTCCGTCCTGCCTTCTGCCGACTGATGGACTATCTGACTAAGCGCTATCCGGATACCCGAATCTATAATATCACGAACACCGAACTGTCGGAAGATGTAACCACTTCTATGGATGAAATCTGCCGCCATTACGGAGTAACCAATATCCGCCTGCGTGATATTGACAAACAGTGGGGGCATCCCTCCATAAAAGGAATGAAGAGCATTTGCGAACAGGTTTGGGATAAAATCGGAAAGCAAGATTAGGGTATGAGATGAGAATTATCCGGTGCCAAAATCAGTAACCATAAGTTAGTAACCATGAGAGATAGAATAATAAACTACATTCTACTGTTGATGTTTTGTATTCCTGTTTACTCTCAATCTTATATATTCCGCGGAGTGTCCGGTACAGAAGGACTTTCAGATTTGGTAATCAGTACCCTTTACAAAGACTCCTGTGGATATGTCTGGATGGGAACGGCTACTTCGGTAGAACGTTTTGATGGGGTACATTTGAAACATTATCCGATATATGCATCCAGTGAAAGATGGAAGTGGGTAAATGCCATTATTGAAACATCAGGAAATCAGTTATGGGTAGGAACTGATGGAGGATTTTGGCAGATAGGTCAGGATAGAGTGGATCGCGTTGCTCCTGATGTGATAAGAAACGGAGTTCGCTCCATTGTGAAGGATGATAAAGACACCTTATATATTGGTAGCGAAACTGGGTTGCATATATATAAGGATGGAAAAATAGAAACAGTATTGCTGGAAAACAATTCCTTCTCTTCCGCCAATTTCATTGTCGGACTGCACCTGGAAGGCGAACGGTTGTGGCTCATAACCAGAAATGGGCTGTATTCAATGAATCTGAAAGATAGGAAACCGGTTCATTATGCAAATAACCTGACAGAGAAAGAAGCATTGTTTTCTTATCGGAATATAACCCGTATAGACTCCACACTCTATTTGGGAACTATGGAACATGGTATTCTGAGTTTTGATATCCGTACACACGAATTCCAGCATTATGTAGATGTGGGGTGCAATATTATCAGGTCTTTGTCTTGTGACGGGAAAGGTGTATTATATGTAGGTACTGATGGAAATGGTGTGCATTTCATTTCTACAAAGCAGAATAAGATCATCCGTTCGTTTGGTTACAATCCTGAAAATGGAAAAGGACTGCGTTCTAATTCCGTATATTCGCTTCTTGTTGATCGTGATGGATTGATATGGGTAGGGTTATGCCAGTTGGGATTGGACTATACAGTCTATCAGAGCGGACTCTTTTCTATTTATAGTACTCCTTATTTTACTTCGAAAGACATTCCGGTTCGCACCATATTCATCGGTAAAGAAGAGAAACTGATTGGTTCCCGCAATGGATTATTCTACATTGACGAACGCAACGGTCACGCTATCAAGTATTCTTCCCCGCAATTACGTTCCAGTATTATATCCTGTAGTTACGCTTTGCAAGGTAAGGTCTACATCGGTACATACGGTGGTGGAATGTATGTGTTTGATAGGGAAACAAAGAAAATAGACGATTTTGAGCCGGGAAGACCAATGCCTTTTGTGAACGGTCATATATTTTGTATTACTGCCGACAAGGATAATAATTTATGGATAGGGACATCCAATGGGGTTTACCGTTATAAGGACGGGAAGTTATCGAAACATTTTTCCAGTGATAATTCGCATTTGCCGGAAGGGAATATCTATGTGATCTACTTTGATTCCACCCTTAAAGGATGGATATGTACAGAAAATGGCATCTGTATATGGGACCCTCTTTCCGACTCTATGAAGACAGGTGTCTTCCCTGAGGGATTTGTGGATAAAGAGAAAATATGTGGGATGTATGAAGATTCGGACCATCAACTTTATTTTTTGCCGTACAAGGGAGATGTCTTTATTTCAGATGTATCCATGAGCCGTTTCCGGAAGATGCAGGCTAATACCCCTTTGGAAGGGAAAGATGCAATGTTCATGATAGAAGATAAGGAAGGGTGGCTATGGATAGCAACGAATAACGGATTGTACCGGTATGATAAGAAAGATACTTTTATTCCTTATAGTTTTGCGGATGGAATACCGGGACCGGTATTTCTGGCCTGTAATCCGGTGATAGATGAGAGTGGGGTGATATGGTTTGGGAATGCCAGAGGACTGATTGGCTTATCGGTTGATTGGAAAAATGAAGAGAACAAGTTGGATTATAAAACAGTCATCTCTGCTGTTCATGTGAATGGGCAGGAAGTGTCCGGGGCAGGTCTGACCTTTAAAGATGGGGTAAGAGAGTTGTCATTGGATGCTTCGCAGAATAATGTAACTATTTACTTTTCCGGATTTACCTTTACCGATCCTGCTTATATGGCTTATGAATATCAGATGGAAGGAGTGGATAAAGATTGGCGGGTTCTGACAGGAAAATCTGAAGTCACTTATTATGATTTGTCTTCGGGTAATTACCTTTTTAAGGTTCGGCGTATGGGGAATCCTAAGTCCGAAACATGCCTGCGTATTCATATGCAGATATCCGTAAACTGGTATGGCTATGGAATTACTTTGGCGGTAATCATACTGGCGGCTTTAGCAGCTTATTATTTGTGGAAAAGGAAGTTACAGAATAAGGAAACTGCCCGTTTTTTGCGTGTACCTGAAGAACTCCGGATATCCGGTAAGGGGATGGAGGACGCTGATTTATCAATGGAGGAAAAATACAAAACCAGTAATTTCTCCGAAGAAGAATGTAAGCGTCTGACGGAAAAACTGAAGAAAGTAATGCGGGAAGAGAAGCCGTATACTAATCCTGAACTAAAGATTGCGGATTTGGCTTCGATCATTGGAGTTCCTTCTTATACTTTGTCTTATTTGTTTAATCAATACCTGAAGCGAAATTATTATGACTATATCAATGATTACCGTATTGCCGAGTTTAAATCTCTGGTGAGTAAGGGTGAACACACAAGATACACATTGAATGCTTTGATGGAGTTGTGCGGGTTTAGCTCGCGAACTTCTTTCTTCCGTTATTTTAAGAAAGTAAATGGCATTACTCCGAGTGAATATATCAAGAGCCTGGAGGATACTCAAAAGTAAAATAAAATAGTTTTTCTCTCTTCCTGCGTCTCATATAATAAATTGAGACGCTTCTTCTTCTATTGCTAATTTATTGTTTGATAGTCTGTTATCTGTATACTTTGTCCGCCTCTATAGAGTGGAATATATAGGAGGTGAAGATGAGGCTTTTTTTGATTTTCGCGCTCTATATTTGCAGCATAAAGTTAATCAAAAATATATGGAAATGAGAAATACAGTGATAACTTCCGACCGATTGATAGCCGATTCCTACATAGCCTATCACCACTTGGTATATCTTTATATATATCGTAAAGTGAATAATAAAGCAGAAGCGGAAGACTTGTCACAAGATGTATTCCTTCGTTTGATGGATTATAATCAGATGCTTTGCAAAGAAACAATCAGGTCCTTTATTTTTATCATTGCCAGTAATCTGGTGAATGATTTCTTTCGCCGTTTTTATAGAATTCAGGCTCTTACACCTTATATATATGAATATACGATGGCACGTACTGATGATGTGGAAAGCCGTGTGATTGCTAATGACTTATTGTCTCGCGAGAAGTATAAGTTGAGTTTGCTTCCGCCACAGCGTAAAACGGTTTATGCGATGAACCGCTTTGAGGGTAAGACGGTCCGGGAAATTTCACAAAAGCTCAATCTTTCGCAGCGTACGGTTGAAAATCATTTGTTCATCAGCCGTAAGGAAGTGCGCGAGTACATAAAACAATGCATCTAATTAGATAATATCAATAGTGTTAATTTTAAATTTATAAATTATGAAGAGTGAATTTTTGAAATTCTCGTCGAAAAGAATCTTGTTCTCTACGGTGGTGACTTCTGTCCTCATGGCGGGTAGTCCTCTGGAGGTATTTGCGGCGGATGCCACTGAAGTGCAGGCTGTGATGCAAACCGGTACTGTTACCGGTCGGGTGGTGGATGCCAATGGCGAGCCTGTAATCGGTGCCAGCATCTTGGTAAAAGGAACGGGAACCGGTATAATTACGGATATAAATGGTGATTTTACAGTGAGTGCATCGCCTAATGCCACTTTGGTAGTATCTTTTGTGGGATATAAAACGCAAGAAATATCCCTTAGCGGTAAAAAGAATATTAAAATCATTCTGCAAGAGGATTCTGAACTGTTGGACGAAGTGGTGGTCGTGGGGTATGGTACTCAGAAGAAAGCTACATTGACCGGTGCGGTTGCATCGGTAAGTGGGGATGTGTTGGAGAGCCGTCCGGTATCAAATACTGCTATTGGGTTACAGGGACAGATTCCGGGCTTGACCATTACGCGTACTTCGGCCCGCCCGGGTGATGAAGATATGACTATTCAGTTGCGTGGTGCTTCTTCTACCAATAAGGTAGAGCCACTGGTAATTATTGATGGAGTTCCTGCTATCAGCAATACGGAATTCAGCTCGTTGAATCCCAATGACATTGAGAATGTATCGGTACTGAAAGATGCATCGGCAGCCATCTATGGAGCACGTGCGGCAGGTGGTGTTATTTTGGTGACGACGAAAAAAGGAAAGAAGGGTGACAAACTGAGAATTTCGTATAATGGGATGGTTACAGCCAATACTCCCGCCAATATGATACCGCTGGCAGGCATGAGAGATTTTGCTTCGACCATGGCAGAGGCTTCTTACCAGGACTTTGTAGAATCAGATGGGAATGGCGGGGAAGTCATTACACAACGTTACGTCAACGGACAAACCTGGAATAATGTATTGGCAGTAGGTGGCAAGACACCCCATGCAGGTGTCAGTTTTGATGATACCAATCTGCTGGTAATTGATAAAATGGCACTTGGAGATCCATTTACTTATGTGGATACTAATAATCTGATACATTATTATGAGTCAAATAACTGGTTGGATTTACTTTATGGTACCACCTGGAGCACTCAGCACAATATCGGTATTCAGGGTTCCAGCGAACGTGCACGCTGGTCGGCATCTTTGGGATATGCTGATGACCGTTCTGTTATTATAGCTACAGACGACGGTATCAAAAAATACAATGCACGTATGAATGCGGACTATGATATTACTAAGTGGCTGGTATTCAATATGAATATTTCTTATAGCAATCGTTATAAAGACAGCCCGCTCGATGGGCTTGATGGTAACAACTCTGGTATGTATGATGCGCCTGCGGCACCGGCCTATACTCCTTCCGGAAATTATTATGATTTCTATGTTTGCGGGCGTTCTCCCTTATCGGCTATGCAGGCCGGTGGACGGGCAAAACAAGAATTTGAGACATTCCGTTATTCCAATACGTTGACAGCTCAGCTGACCAAGGACCTGAAAGCAACCGGTTCTATGTCGTTCATTAAGAATAATAATGTGCAAACTGAGTATAAGACAACATATTATGTAGGAGCACCTTATGCCGTAAATATAGAAAAGAACGGAAATGGAGAGGTGATAGGATATGACGTGAATGAGCAGTTGAATGTAGTCAATGCAGGGACAAAGAGCTATGCGCAGGAACGTAGCCAGCGCACTTTCTATGAAAATTACTCCTTGCAACTGGATTACAATCATACATTCGGCAATGTGCATAATGTAGCTGCCATGGTTGGTGCCAATGCTGAGAAGAGAACCTACAAGAACGTGACGGCCAAGCGTACGGATTTGCTATACGACGGTTTGTTTGACCTGAATACCGGATCGGCAGGATCAACGAACCAGACAGTAACCGGCGGCTCTAATGCGCAAGGATATATATCCTATCTGACCCGTTTGAATTACA encodes the following:
- a CDS encoding efflux transporter outer membrane subunit, which produces MKKQIITLAVAALLLSSCGIYTKYERPEVKTDGLYGQDVEVEDTTSIASLSWRELFTDPQLQSLIEHALQGNTDLQSAQWRIKEAEATLSSARLAYLPSFMLTPQGGVSSFDKSKGSWTYSGIASASWEIDIFGKLTNAKRRAKALYLQSLEYEQAVTTSLIANVANMYYTLLMLDAQYNVSAETAAKWRESVKTMRAMKAAGMTDEAGVAQTEANCYMVEASLLDLKQQIREVENSLSILLGDVPDAIERGKLQGQSFPEELTVGVPLQLLSRRPDVKSAELSLAQAFYSTNAARSAFYPSITLGGTAGWTNSAGSMIINPGKLLLSAVGSLTQPLFNKGLNMAQLKIAKAQQEEAKLSFQQALLNAGSEVNNALTQVQVARGKTELRDGQITSLETAVRSTQLLMKHGNSTYLEVLTAQQSLLSAQLTQIADRFDEIQGIINLYQALGGGRE
- a CDS encoding DUF5106 domain-containing protein, giving the protein MKTSLNIFLLFLILCASCGSRKANDNKETAVQADTVKKFTLPLIPAMLNTPELRADYLVRHYWDNMDFTDTTYINLPDVTEQAWVDFIDILKIVPDTTAIAAIKQMYKMADQKKVVFFYYTDLAEKYLYDPNSPMRNEEFYIPVLDAMLESKVLNDTEKILPQGRRELAEQNRIGRPAEDFTYTLLSGKSGTLYGVKAKYTLLFINNPGCHACEEGIEALKQAPAINKEFAAGSLKILAIYPDEDKEEWERHLPDFPKEWINGYDKKLIIKEKNLYDLKAIPTLYLLDKDKKVLLKDATVAQIDQYLNK
- a CDS encoding MATE family efflux transporter; its protein translation is MQRDNLDFKNMSVSKLFTKQLFPTLLGMVSSALFTVVDGIFVGRGIGSDAIAAVNIAAPIFMIAAGLGLMFGMGGGILASINLSRGKLVVANINVTQSIVMLTIVSIIMGILLTVFPETVVTLLGAEGHLTELSAEYLFWFSISIPSTVLLVALPFFVRLTNPNFAMWAMLAATVVNILLDYIFIFIFEWGLFGAAIATDLGELVGTLLLLGYLLRPSVSVRFARLKMSIKSIRLTLRNTWYMLKLGVSSCLSEITIAVMAIAGNYVFMSHLGTDGVAAYSIVCYLFPIIFMVFNAMVQSAQPIVSYNYGCGQLLRSNKALRLCIISAVVFALVISGVFVCFSGDIVSLFLPDRTSHAWQYAVAGLPLFAIDYIFFGINVITIGYYTSIERINLAMRLTLLRGILPVLFFFVLPAWLGVTGIWLAVAAGDITTTILIVLCRKKV
- a CDS encoding SGNH/GDSL hydrolase family protein, with amino-acid sequence MKRNSFLLFVAILFTSVSVSFAQKKLSILGDSYSTYYGYVTPDTNLCWYGVPEEKRENDVKRVEDTWWYLLINEHGYQMERNNSYSGSTVCHTGYEKADYSDRSFVTRMDNLGNPDVLLVFGGTNDSWAKAPVGSYQYADWTKADLYSFRPAFCRLMDYLTKRYPDTRIYNITNTELSEDVTTSMDEICRHYGVTNIRLRDIDKQWGHPSIKGMKSICEQVWDKIGKQD
- a CDS encoding two-component regulator propeller domain-containing protein, producing MRDRIINYILLLMFCIPVYSQSYIFRGVSGTEGLSDLVISTLYKDSCGYVWMGTATSVERFDGVHLKHYPIYASSERWKWVNAIIETSGNQLWVGTDGGFWQIGQDRVDRVAPDVIRNGVRSIVKDDKDTLYIGSETGLHIYKDGKIETVLLENNSFSSANFIVGLHLEGERLWLITRNGLYSMNLKDRKPVHYANNLTEKEALFSYRNITRIDSTLYLGTMEHGILSFDIRTHEFQHYVDVGCNIIRSLSCDGKGVLYVGTDGNGVHFISTKQNKIIRSFGYNPENGKGLRSNSVYSLLVDRDGLIWVGLCQLGLDYTVYQSGLFSIYSTPYFTSKDIPVRTIFIGKEEKLIGSRNGLFYIDERNGHAIKYSSPQLRSSIISCSYALQGKVYIGTYGGGMYVFDRETKKIDDFEPGRPMPFVNGHIFCITADKDNNLWIGTSNGVYRYKDGKLSKHFSSDNSHLPEGNIYVIYFDSTLKGWICTENGICIWDPLSDSMKTGVFPEGFVDKEKICGMYEDSDHQLYFLPYKGDVFISDVSMSRFRKMQANTPLEGKDAMFMIEDKEGWLWIATNNGLYRYDKKDTFIPYSFADGIPGPVFLACNPVIDESGVIWFGNARGLIGLSVDWKNEENKLDYKTVISAVHVNGQEVSGAGLTFKDGVRELSLDASQNNVTIYFSGFTFTDPAYMAYEYQMEGVDKDWRVLTGKSEVTYYDLSSGNYLFKVRRMGNPKSETCLRIHMQISVNWYGYGITLAVIILAALAAYYLWKRKLQNKETARFLRVPEELRISGKGMEDADLSMEEKYKTSNFSEEECKRLTEKLKKVMREEKPYTNPELKIADLASIIGVPSYTLSYLFNQYLKRNYYDYINDYRIAEFKSLVSKGEHTRYTLNALMELCGFSSRTSFFRYFKKVNGITPSEYIKSLEDTQK
- a CDS encoding sigma-70 family RNA polymerase sigma factor, whose product is MRNTVITSDRLIADSYIAYHHLVYLYIYRKVNNKAEAEDLSQDVFLRLMDYNQMLCKETIRSFIFIIASNLVNDFFRRFYRIQALTPYIYEYTMARTDDVESRVIANDLLSREKYKLSLLPPQRKTVYAMNRFEGKTVREISQKLNLSQRTVENHLFISRKEVREYIKQCI
- a CDS encoding SusC/RagA family TonB-linked outer membrane protein; the protein is MKSEFLKFSSKRILFSTVVTSVLMAGSPLEVFAADATEVQAVMQTGTVTGRVVDANGEPVIGASILVKGTGTGIITDINGDFTVSASPNATLVVSFVGYKTQEISLSGKKNIKIILQEDSELLDEVVVVGYGTQKKATLTGAVASVSGDVLESRPVSNTAIGLQGQIPGLTITRTSARPGDEDMTIQLRGASSTNKVEPLVIIDGVPAISNTEFSSLNPNDIENVSVLKDASAAIYGARAAGGVILVTTKKGKKGDKLRISYNGMVTANTPANMIPLAGMRDFASTMAEASYQDFVESDGNGGEVITQRYVNGQTWNNVLAVGGKTPHAGVSFDDTNLLVIDKMALGDPFTYVDTNNLIHYYESNNWLDLLYGTTWSTQHNIGIQGSSERARWSASLGYADDRSVIIATDDGIKKYNARMNADYDITKWLVFNMNISYSNRYKDSPLDGLDGNNSGMYDAPAAPAYTPSGNYYDFYVCGRSPLSAMQAGGRAKQEFETFRYSNTLTAQLTKDLKATGSMSFIKNNNVQTEYKTTYYVGAPYAVNIEKNGNGEVIGYDVNEQLNVVNAGTKSYAQERSQRTFYENYSLQLDYNHTFGNVHNVAAMVGANAEKRTYKNVTAKRTDLLYDGLFDLNTGSAGSTNQTVTGGSNAQGYISYLTRLNYNYAGKYMIEALGRRDGTSKFHVDYRWCNFGAASVGWRISEENFVKKNVKWLDNLKLRASYGVTGGAVSELGNYDYLSAITLSTYYFNGGQEQIAYLSKMTDYSRTWEKLQNLNIGVDFALFGNRLTGSFDWYQKKNNNMLVSLTYPDVLGTNPAATNDAKLRVKGWEAVIGWNDRVGKVDYWVNASLSDARSMVVDYAGTDTWTAGLVKVREGYPLNSLFVYKTDGYFTSYDEIADYYRQYAGNSALAKVAQSSANTHLRPGDRKKVLILDPDNDTTNGKGNTGAGDVYHYGDSDPHFNFGLNAGARWNNFDFSLFVQGVGKRNILRDTGMNTCAFYVNYTNILTTHLDTWTWDNQNAEYARLSLQQDKNKWNVDNNDTAIQNAWYARLKNITVGYTIPSSITSKWKIEKLRFYFSGDNVAEITGLSDGYDPEKGTSARTTLPFSRSWTLGVDLTF